Sequence from the Colletotrichum higginsianum IMI 349063 chromosome 6, whole genome shotgun sequence genome:
CGATGCACCTGTATGTCAGTATCTGCACCTTTAGTCTTAGCTCACACTAACTACCGGccaaggggaggggggaggggggggaggagatcTTCAAGCATCCATCCATGTTCATCTGAAACTTCCCGTTACAAGCCACGGTCCTCGACTCCTCCAAGTCCTTGACTCGACTCGTCATCCACCGAACCGGATCCCTGAAGAGGCTCGAGCAGAACAGAGCAGAgaacagcacagcacagcggagcagagcagagcatCGGCCCATCGGGACACCAGAAGAAAGAAACTCAATGGGAGAGCAGTGAGAGGCGAGGCCAGGCCCCGCCACCCCCCCGCAGCGGACGCTAAACTAGTCTTGTAATATAACCCGTCATTAGCCTCAAAATTTCCCTTGGGCCGCGTTGTTCACATCATCTGAGTGAGTGTTTTCCCTCACAATATTGTCTCGAAGAGGAGTTCTACAAAGCCTCATCCAACCTGTTGAGagcgagaaagaaagaacgaaagaaagagagacagagagagatctTCAGGGTCTTGCATCGCCTTCGCATCTCGAATCCTCTCAAGACGGTTTGCCACGTGTTGTCTGAGAACACCATGTCTGCCATCGCGTCTCTGGATCCGCATGTGCGCGGCATcatcgaggacgccgccgccgacggcatcccCTTCCGGGCCCGGACGGCGCATATGCACGCGACGTGGGCGCGCACCTTTGCCTCGCTGCCGGAGCTGTACATCCAGCCGCAGTCGCAGcaggaggtcgagaaggccgtGAAGCTCGcccgtcgatgccggcggcgcatCACCACCGTCGGCCACGCCCACTCGCCGTCCGACCTGACGTGCACGAGCAACTGGCTCGTCAACCTAGACGGCTTCAAGAAGGTCTTGTCTGTTGATGGTAAGCACAGAAACCCCTTCTTCACCTTTTTGAGCCttggtggggggggggggggagcatCATCACATGGGCGACCAATCACATGCTAACGGCTCTGTTCTCTTCCAACAGAGGCAACGGGACTGGTGGTCATGCAGGCCGGCATCCGCCTCTGGCAGCTGACCGAGGAGCTCAACAAGCACGGCCTCTCGTTCCCCGTGCTGGGCAGCGTCAACGAGCAgaccatcgccggcgtcatcagCACCGGCACCCGCGGCAGCACCCTCAAGCACGGCCTGCTCTCCGAGGCCATCTCGTCCCTCAAGATCGTCCTGGCCAGCGGCGAGACGGTGGCGTGCTCGCCCGCCGAGAACCCGGACCTCTTCCGGGGCGCCCTCCTCTcgctcggcgccctcggcatcatcaccgaGGTCAGCTTCCGCGCCGTGCCGGCCTTCAGCCTGCGGTGGCAGCAGACGATCCAGGCCGACGCCACCATGCTCGACGCCTGGAAGCAGGACAACAAGCTGTGGACCCAGTCCGACTTTGTCCGCGTCTGGTGGCTGCCGTACACGAGGCGGGCCGTCGTCTGgaaggccgacgtcgtcaccAAGGAGGACCTCGAGTCCGGCCGGGAGAAGAATCGGGACCCGCCCGTCGGCTACTacgacggcgcgctcggGTACCACATTTACCACAACCTGCTGTACCTGTCGCGTTACATCCCGCGCATCCTGCCCTGGGTAGAATGGTAAGTcgagagagtgagagtgagagtgagagtgagaatgagaatgagagtgagaatgagaatgagagtgagaatgagtgtgtgtgtgtgtgtgtgtgtgtgtgtgtgtgtgagagagagagagagagagagagagagagagagagagagataccCTGGAACGCATTTCAGACGAAGAGGGGCCGGAACAAAAAAGCTAACAGGACACCTAGGTTCGTCTTCGGCATGCAGTACGGCTTCAAGAACGGCTACACCTCGTCGGCCGTCCAGCCCATGGATAAAGCCCTGTGGATGAACTGCCTGTACAGCCAGTACGTGAACGAGTGGGCCATCCCCCTCCACCGCGGGCCCGAGGCCCTGATGCGCCTCGGGTCCTGGATCAACAGGCTGCAGCCCGGGGACCCGAACTACGTCGCCCACGGCATCCCGTACTCGGCCGAGGGCCTGTACATCCACTCGCCCGTCGAGGTGCGCGTCTGCGACGCCACCGTCCACACGAGCGCCGAGCAGGGCAACCGGCCGTTCCTCGACAGCACCGTCAAGGACGGGCCGACACTGAACCTCAACGCCACCATGTACCGCCCCTACGACCTCGACCCGCCCGGCCTGCGGCGCTGGTTCCAGGGCTTCGAGTGGCTGATgcgcgacctcggcggcaagcCGCACTGGGCCAAGAACTTTGACGTCCGCAACGACGAGTTCGCGGCGTGGTACGGCGACGACCTGGAGCGGTGGCGCCGCGTgcgcgacgaggtcgacccGGACGGCCTGTTCGTCGGGCCCTGGCACCGCCAGTTCGTGCTGGACCCCGAGACGCCCCTGCTCGCGTTCGAGGAGGTTGAGAAGACGAGGCACGACGCCGGCAGGGGGGTCACCGTGTACGGCACCCGCGCGCAGTTaggggacgaggaggcggccggggaggccgagaaggcatGAGAGGGACAGTAGTATCTCACCATAAGACTTAATTTTATGATTTCTTTTGGCACCCACCACTTCGTTTGACAACACACACGGCTCGCTTGAGGCCGAGATGGGAACGCAAGGAGGCTGATCCTGAATCAGCGTACCGTGTTTTGGGCGGGAGATGTTGATTTCCTCCGCGGACAAAAAAGAAGGACTGCcacttttcttcttcttcttctttgaaCCCAGGACCTGGACCGGGACTCGGCATCACGGCACAGCTTGTGTTCGCTTATACGCTTGCCCGCATCATCCTGCTTTGCCTCCAACCAcagcagccagccagtcccTTGAATCTAGGAGTCGTCTTCCTTTTTCGGTATCAGCGTCTAGCTATCAGCGTCCAGCTATCAGCGTCCAGCTATCACCGGCATCCACCCCCGATGGGCACGCAGACGGGGGCGGGTCGCTGGTTTGTAATGATTATCTTTACCCTAGTGATTTCCATCAACCCTTTTCGCAGAATCAGTCCGACGTTGTgtccccccccttgcccGATTTTCTGATCGTCGCCCTTTAATCTTGGTTGGCAacacagggggggggaggggggaggggggtccGTGACCACTGCCCCGGGCTACGATCATTGCTGtcatttttttttttccctttctaGTTTCATTCTCTTTCAGTTTCTTCCGAGGAATGGAGGAAAACTCTATGGGTCGCGTCTTTTTCCACCGTACCTGTCATCTGTCATACCTGTCAGGGGAAGCCGGTGGTGGCCGCTGGGATGCACGGGTGAGCGACAATCGACGGGGGTTTGATCACCGTCCAGAGTCCATGCCGGCTCGTACGTTTTCACTCATCAAGCCAACGCTCTTCTGTTATCGTGTTCTTACTAAGGCTGTGAATAACGGTGCATGGACGAGAGAATGACTGATCCCTGGATTGTATAGCTAGCCTTCGAGGCCCTCGCGGTTGGTGCGTGCTTACAACTACAGATTGAGCATTACTATACTATACTATACGACGTATGTGTGCCGTGAATCTCGGGGAGGGCGCCCCGGGTATTCCTACCCTCATGCCAGCCGGAGAAAATAAAGCAGAAACCTAAAATGATTACACCTTTTAGGCGTGTATGACGATCCGGCATGTGTTTGCCGGGACTCTCACATGCCAAACGACAACAACACGAAGGACCTGATGCACCCAGGCTACAGGGGCTGTCGCATCGTCGCATGTAATCTCCATGTTAGtcacagagagagagaaaggtcTGGCATGAGAACGTGGGAGAAGGAAAGACGATTTGGCAACATCCTCCTTGGTAGCAAAACACTCGATGGCTCTCGATAACAAGAGAAACCCCCTCCCTGCCTCCCTCAGCCATTACGCGTGGCGCAACTCCAGCAGAGCCCGGGGCCTTTGACGAAAATGGACGATGTTGGCGCCCGTCTAATGAAGGGCTATCCTTGTTTTCCTCTGGCAAGTGTACCGTCTGCCCGTGTGTCTCGCCAtatctttttttcccttttctctcaGTTTCACCCGAGTACCCGCCCGCCCCCCAAGGGCCACTCAACAACCCAAACCGCCCACATCCCGGCAACCTGGTTTTCAATCCTACAGGTACGGCGGAAAGCACGAAAACTTTCCCATCAGCGCAGCATTTGGCCGTGTCAATCATATCAATGACCGGGAGTCTACAGGTAGAGGCTGGTATGGGGGTCACGTCAGATGAACCGCTTGCCCGCGCGACCATTGTTGTGGCGGGTACCCGCGAAGTGGTGATTTGTCCGGTTACCTCGATGTGATATCTCGAGAGGCACTCCCCCCGGCCAGCACGCTATTCTGTTGCGTGGCCCCGTCAAATTAAACCTGTCGGGGCTTACAAGAAGCTCTGGCACTTGTGCTGAGCTAGGCTTCTAGCGGCCGTtacggaggggggggatggccGGGGCCGCGTAGAACGTGCTCTGGAGACTGGACTTGGGGGGaccgggagggggggtctTGGGGGGTCCATTGCCCCGGTATtgaaagggagagagagacatgcTCCACACTTCATGGACACCACCGACATCTCGGCAGTTGGTGAGCGGTGAGAAGTTAACAAACACAACCTAGGGAAAGCTTGGTGGGAGATGCAACAGGACAGGCCCAGGGGAACAGTACCTGAACGAGCAGGGCGCGGCCGAGTAGCCCGTGTTGGCAATGCAATGCCGCCCATCGTACCCGTATGGTGGAGTTGCTTCGCCGgtggagaggagaggagagcTTTTCTGAACTGGGCCCCCCGTAAAGAAGACACGCTGGGTTTCACACGGTTTTTTTGTTTCCTTGCGCTGTTGCCACTCCATAATAATTTCTGGATCCTTTGttttgaacttccgcagAATCTCTCGTCGTTTGGGCGGTAGGTCCGAGACGGTTGGAAGACGGAGGGACGCGCTTGATGAGGTTCTGACTTGAGCGTTTCAGTCGTCAGCGAGCACACGACAGCAGTTGCATCAAAAGACGACGCCAGAGATCAGAAGAAAGGCCGTCCCGCACGGCCGCCGTCcgaggggacgggggggcggggatggatgggagtGGGAGCTCGTCCTGTCATTCAGCGATTGTCACGTCAAAGGCCAAAGGTGACGTGCAGCATATACGTCTGGCGTACGACACATGCTTGCCGTTCTATGCTCTATCTGCACTCCCAGAATAGTTCCCCCCAAGGGGTGGATGTGACTCGCTCTCCTTTCGTTAGTTCAGTTaggcacacacacagagagagagagagagagtctcGGACGACCAAGTCCCAACAGGATCGGCCGGACCCATCGGTTCGATCGCTGGCCTGCATCGACCCCCGGTCCTAATCTGCGACCGAGAGAACAGGTGAGTTTGTCCGTGTTTAGACATACCAAGAGACAGCCAACTTCAAGTAAATCGTCTTCAGAGCAAACGCTAATTCATAACCAGGCCCCGCGCGTGCCAGCCAAGACAAGGCCAAGCCGCAGCAGCGGTGATCGCAATTGGGGTTTGTGTTCTTGTCCATGTATGCGGGAGTCCGGTATGGCTGTCTGTAGTATCGGCCTAGGCCTACCGGCCTGTGTACAGTACCTGTAGAGTGCTGCCATGCGTGAGACTCGAGTCCTTGACCCTACAGTACACTACTACGATGGTACACCGGTGCACCTACGTTGTACAGTTGCGCAAGCTGTCTCTTGAGGAGCAACCAAGGGCATTCCCTGACAGCTTCCAGTGGTTCCTATACATCGTACTATTACACTGCTGCATACGTAGTGCATGCCTGTACAGTCCGGCCAGCACAGACGGCCCCTCCCGACCAAAAGGTCGGGTTCAGCAAAGTTGCCAAGCGGACAATCAGCGCAGAACTAGGCCCTTGAACCTAGCTCGACTTAGTCAGAATGTGGTCGATCGACAACAACTGGACCGGAACATGAAACCgactctcactctcactctcactctcactctcactcactctccgACTCCCACTCTCCCCTAAgtacgcacacacacaccctctcTTCCTGCTTTCCCAAGGTCACCCTTCTGTGGCTGGTGACAGGTCAAGGAGGCTCTGCCATGCCAGCGCTTCTCGGCGCTAATCTATCGGTTAAAGCTGCCGAAACACAGCCCGGCCATCCACGTTgcgtcttcctcccctctctccccccccctccagctTGACTCCTCCCACACAGGTCAGTCAGTTTATTGCAGCCTTTCACCACCCATGGTCACCCATCCTCCACTTCCCGTGCTGGCGCGCAgtccctgcccccccccccctctctctctctcagttCCCATATTGCGGCTCCCCCCTTTCGTTCACCTGTGCCCACCGGGGAGGGACCGGCAGACACTCGCTAGCGCGAGAGACAGCCCGTCTCCAGAGCGCCGTTTCAACAACCAAAAtcgggccgccgccgccgcaggagAGTGGTGGGACGCCGGGTTCCCATCCTAATTACTTTGCTGCCAGTCTTCCTTCCCTCTGTCTCTTGATTCGACTAAAGGGGGCGAGTTCCCAACGCTCTCGCCGAGTTCCGCAGCGGATCGAAGCAGAGGCGGTTTCAGATGTCACGAAGAAAGAAGATCAATAGCGTCCTTCTGGAAGCTCAAACAGAATAGGGAAACCCAAGAGAGCTCCGTCTGACTTCTCTCATCAGACGAGACGTAGCAGGTCAAGACCATCACAGCAACagccacaaccacaaccacaacctACGAGATCAACACGGACGGCCCCCTCTAGAATTCCTATGCCCTGTGATGCACCGCCATATGCACAGCATGTTTGCCCAGCGCCCAGCTAGTATACGTCCAACGTGCCGTTCCCTTGGCGCCCAGCTCATGACCAAGATGACGCCCGAGGGCAAGATGAGCCGGCCGTTTGGAAACCAAAAAAATAAGGCAATATACAGGATGGAAAAGCTGTATGCGGGCATgcaggggggaggaggttgATAAGCATTAGAGTTTGGTCTAGTCAGATGTTCCAGGTGAGAGATCTGagtatctctctctctctttctctctctatctcaTCCAGGATTAGAGCCTAGACGGAGATGAGGTGAGTTTGGGGGAGATAGCCAAGACCTGCGGTCGCCCCTTACTCGCATATGCAGGTGCGCCGGTGCCCAGAGATGATATTCATGTCATGGCAAAGCACGGATAGTGCGTTGTGTGGGACCAGGACCTGGTCGGTGTGGCTTGACCGCGTCCCCGACAGATGAAGCTATACGTCCGACCATCCGAGGGGGTCGGGTCCCTGATTACGATATCAACATCGCGGGTCTCCCCTGGCAGCATCCGGCATACGCCTGGCTCCCCGAGGGCGCACGATCCCTCGCGTCAGATTGCCGTTGcagaaaggggagggagggagggaagtggaaaggaagggaagaaggggagggaagggaacGGGATACAGACGGGTTTGCTTGGCCCGTTGTTTATTGTGGGCTATTTTTGACTCTGCGACTTCCTTCACCCTCCGAGTAAATGAAGGGCTCGTCTGTCTCCCCGACGGTGAAGCATGGGTTCACCTTGGGCAGCCATTGGTATGAAAAAAATTGACGGCAGATCGTCCGTGACGGGCTCGAGCCGGGGGCCTCCCTGTGGACCAAATTGAGGGACTCCGCTCCACGTCCAACGTTCAACTCTTCTTCGCTTACACTGGAGATATCGACATATCCAAGGTGTGTGTAATTCGAGGCTGAGAAGGCCCCTTTGACCAGTATTAAAGAGCGGATCTCCTCACCCCCCATATCTCGAATGgttcatcatcatcatcagcaagaTAGATCACCGTCACACTTCGCCTCACCACGggttcttctttttttcttcttgttcaTTCTCCTTCAACAAACATCAACAGGGTTGATTCTTCAACAGCTCAGAGCGGGACTCCATTTTTCACTACTTCACTTCTCCAAAAACAAACCAAAAACGTTTCCATCTTTctcctcactctctctctctctctctctctcccccacCCGAAAAAAAACAAAGACAAAAAGACATCTCATCACCTTTTCACAATGGTCCCTCCTCGTTCTGGATCCGCCATGGGCATGCGCAGCCGCGGCCCGGTAGAGCTCAACGTCAACCTCGCCAAGTCGTACGAGATCCGCGGGCCCAAGTCCCCCATGCCCAGATCCCCCCTGAGAGACGTCACCCACGAGgaccgcggcggccgcggtggTTCGTACGAGGAccgcctcgagggcgccatcCACGTCCTCCGCACCGAGGCCAACGCCCTCATGGCGCTGACGCAGCTGTACGCCTCGGAGCGCGTCTGCCGCGACGGCTTCcaccgcgccgtcgaggccctcgtgCGCCACCGCGACCACCGCGGCAAggtcgtcttcatcggcgtcggcaagtCGGGCTGGATCGCCAAGAAGCTCACGGCCACCTTCAGCAGCCTGGGCCTgcccgccgtcttcctccaCCCGACCGAGGCGCTccacggcgacctcggcatcgtcggcgagcACGACACCCTCATCATGATCACCTTCTCCGGCCGCACGcccgagctgctgctgctgctcccccACCTGAGCCGCAAGTGCCCGCTTGTCCTGCTCACCTCGCCCACCTGCATGGAGACGTGCGAGATCGCCAGGCAGCGGCCCGACCTCATCCTGCTGCCCGCCCCCATCCCCGAGTCCGAGAAGGAGACGTTTGGCGTCTCGGCCCCAACCACGTCGACGACCatggccatcgccgtcggcgacgccctgGCCTACGTCGCCTCCAAGGAGATGTACCCgtccgtctcgtccgtcttTGCCAAGAACCACCcgggcggcgccatcggccagGCCTTCAAGACCAAATAGAGCGACAGTTGGGGGGGGATTTTGTGTGTTTTTTTGTTGAGCGGATCAAGTCACTTCTTCTGCTTTAAAGGGGCGGGGCGTTTTTTACTTGTTCGGGGTACAGGATCTCCGTCAGGCTGTAGGGAAACAAAGAGCTCATGCTGCTCACCGGGTGTTTATTTCTTTCTCCCTCAATCTTCTTTGTACATATATCTTGCTGGGATGAGTATCATTTTATCAGATCAAGCGCGTCTCTTGGGGATCACCGTAGAATTCCTCTCAAATATTCGATACCACAATTCAGACCAAAACTCTCATCTTGTTTGGTGCATACAAAACTCCGGGGAGTAACTCATTCTTAGTGAGTTGAATAAGCAAGAGCTGGAGCCGGACCAGTATAAACCAACCCCGATGTCATGATTATCACAAGGTCTCGAGTAAACCTAATCGAACTTGGGGGGATTTTCCCCACGTTGAGACATGTAGTACCAGTAGCTGTTCAACCTCACCAAGAACAGGAAGTAACAGTGATTTGCCAAGATGATAACCATATCATCCGGATGGACGTCGTTGCAGTTGCCTTCACGCTAATGCAGGGCAATGGCGAGACTGTCTCGCATTGACACGACTGCCACAGTAGCTTACTTGCGGTTGAGTGCTCagctttcttctcttcctgcATCCTGATTGCCTGGGCCCCTCGTTCTCCGTCGTACACAACCCACGTGTATTACATTATCGCCTGCAGGAACTCCAGATCGGGATGCCACCCTCCCACCCAAAAGCCCCCAAAGCTTATTGCCGGTCTACGATGCCGACTGCAGGTAGGTAGACTTGCCCAAACTCCCGCGGGTCTCACCAGCAGAGAATCCCAAACGAACAAGTTTCTTTTGCGGAGCTGTTGCCACAGGCTGGTGGgatggggggaagggggggggggggggggggggggcgcttCACTTTGCTCTGCTTGCTATTCCTGCTTGCTTTCTTGCTTCTCTTGCGAGAGATCTGGGACTTTGGGACATCCACCTGCTTGTCACAAGCAATCTCCATGAGTTTGTTTTGGCTTCTGCAGCCagaccctcccccccctcatcTCTCtatctcctccccccctgtcTTGGACGGATTCAGTTGCAATTTCTCTCCCACACAGCCCCAGACGCGgctctcgccgcccttgTCTTGTTCCCCCTGTCAATCTCACTTTGGCAGAGGATGGGATGCCATGCCATCTCGTCTTCATCCtttcccaccccccctgCAGGAAGATCGCCCGTGCATATCCAGTAATCCATTTGAGTCGGGACCAAGGGCCGACAGGGGCTTCCCGGCAACGGGTCTAGCCCAGCATTCGCATTGCTGCGAACAGCGCGCGGGGGCCCACCGCATACATCGAGACGCGAGTCCCTTAAAATGGGTCTTGTTATAGTAACGCCCAGCCCGTCACGGCACGTGGGGTTTCGACGCGTAGTGACCGGGGAGGGCCTTTATGTTCTACTACCTGTATGTGCGTGCACTGCTTTTGCACGCCACTTCGACCGGTGGAGCCGCGAGGATCTCGTTGATTCAGGAGTCCTCAGAGAGATTAATCGTGTCTGGGTCTACCGCTGCGGCGACGCTGATCCGCGCCCAAGGAGAcgagaccccccccccccccggtcgaTCAACGGCGCCGGGGGGGTCCCTAACCTCGAGCAAGTTCGTCAGCCACCCGCGCGGGCTGGCGTCTACAACGACGTATGCCATGTGGGGAGGGGAAGTGTTGGGTTGGGTTGCTGAGAGTGAGACTTACACCAGACGTCAATTCAtccaagacaagacaagaccaTGCCTTGTCTTGCACACAGCAAGCGAGAACAGCGGCCCTCTCGGACCTCTTTGCCGTCCTGATAGGGTCAGTCCCCCGTCCTTGAGCGGGCTCGATTTCCCCTGCTACCTCTCTCTGGCTCTGCCAGTTAGTTTATCACTTCCATTGTTGACCGAATCTTTCCCTCCTTTTCTCACCGCTTggaaagaaggagagaaaggcTACATACACATGCCAGACCATACCCATACCATACCATACATAGCAGTATGAACCACCACTAACTAATATGTCGAACTATTTGCAAGTGCCTGATCCCGCCAGGCTGCAGTCCTCCCCTCTGAAGGGGCAGAAGCAGACCAGATtcgcccccctcccgccgaggcctcctctgcctcctctcccgccaccaccgccgctggGCCGGCACTCGTGCGTGAACCCCCGGAGCTCGTGGATGCGCAAGAGCCAGCGCTTCCAACCGCCTCCCCCTTCCGGCCGCCTCTCCCGCCTGCCACGCCTGAGCCGGCTGTCGTACTACCCGGTCGCCAACGAGTACATCGAGGGCGTCTTCaacgagaagacggcgctgccgccgcgaTGGTCCTTTTATGTGCCCGACTTCGacttcgacgtcgaggagttTGACAAGTACGAGAAAGCCGTCAGCggcgagaacggcggcgaaggcgacgacgacgaggactaCGGCGGCGTGCCCACCGCGCTCAAGGCCTTCCGCGTCGACTTCTGGGACGGCGACCCGGCCGACCCCAAGAGCTGGTCGACGGCGTACCGGgtgttcgtcgtcggcatgtTCGCCTTCACGACGCTGGCGACGGGCATCTACTCGACCGCCTACTCGAGCGGCATCCCCCAGATGTCCGAGGAGCTGCACATCACCAACCCGTCGCTGCCCCTGCTGGGCATCTCCCTCTACCTCGTGGGCCTGGCCCTCGGGGCCCTCATCATGGCGCCGCTGAGCGAGACGTTCGGGCGAAGGCCCATGTACATTGGCGGCCTGACGATATTCCTCGGGCTGatccccgtcgccgcgctcgcGACCGACTTCACCACGGTGATTGTGGCGCGTTTCCTGGGGTGAGTGTGCTTCccgtttttttttttccccttgtACAAACCGCGCGCTGCTCCAGGATCAACATGTTGACGAAACGTGAAGTGCCGTTGCCGGAAGCGTCATGCTGTCCAACGTCGGCGGCTCCATCATGGACATCACCAACCCCAAATACCTACCCCTGGCCATGTCGGTGTACTCCTTTGGCCCTCTCAACGGGCCCGTCCTCGGACCGCTCATGGTAAGTAGCACCAGACCTCCGTTACGggtatcatcatcatcatcatcatcacacAGATGGTGTAGAGGCAAAGGAAAAACAAACCCACCAAA
This genomic interval carries:
- a CDS encoding Major facilitator superfamily transporter, with amino-acid sequence MSNYLQVPDPARLQSSPLKGQKQTRFAPLPPRPPLPPLPPPPPLGRHSCVNPRSSWMRKSQRFQPPPPSGRLSRLPRLSRLSYYPVANEYIEGVFNEKTALPPRWSFYVPDFDFDVEEFDKYEKAVSGENGGEGDDDEDYGGVPTALKAFRVDFWDGDPADPKSWSTAYRVFVVGMFAFTTLATGIYSTAYSSGIPQMSEELHITNPSLPLLGISLYLVGLALGALIMAPLSETFGRRPMYIGGLTIFLGLIPVAALATDFTTVIVARFLGAVAGSVMLSNVGGSIMDITNPKYLPLAMSVYSFGPLNGPVLGPLMGGFLVEAFGWRSLNWMSLISTAVGALFIMTVPETYRPTLLRKKAAQKRREEEDHRYWSDFDDTVPILRRIRTAVSRPFILSFTEPVLMFWNVYISVIYAIVQLAYVAFPIVYQNERGWTTAISGLAFVGVFVGIALVLATEPLLRRLVNRQPKNPETGQAEPEATVLLICIGAVLEPVGQLAFALTSLPVEVPFYWSVLSGVPFGYGFGLVFIYGTSYISKVFGMYATSASAGNLVFRSILGAVLVLVGKSMYAALTPRVAGIAVGVAEVALMPVPFVFFKWGKKIRQRSKLIRTLEEQAKKMA
- a CDS encoding Sugar 1,4-lactone oxidase, with the protein product MSAIASLDPHVRGIIEDAAADGIPFRARTAHMHATWARTFASLPELYIQPQSQQEVEKAVKLARRCRRRITTVGHAHSPSDLTCTSNWLVNLDGFKKVLSVDEATGLVVMQAGIRLWQLTEELNKHGLSFPVLGSVNEQTIAGVISTGTRGSTLKHGLLSEAISSLKIVLASGETVACSPAENPDLFRGALLSLGALGIITEVSFRAVPAFSLRWQQTIQADATMLDAWKQDNKLWTQSDFVRVWWLPYTRRAVVWKADVVTKEDLESGREKNRDPPVGYYDGALGYHIYHNLLYLSRYIPRILPWVEWFVFGMQYGFKNGYTSSAVQPMDKALWMNCLYSQYVNEWAIPLHRGPEALMRLGSWINRLQPGDPNYVAHGIPYSAEGLYIHSPVEVRVCDATVHTSAEQGNRPFLDSTVKDGPTLNLNATMYRPYDLDPPGLRRWFQGFEWLMRDLGGKPHWAKNFDVRNDEFAAWYGDDLERWRRVRDEVDPDGLFVGPWHRQFVLDPETPLLAFEEVEKTRHDAGRGVTVYGTRAQLGDEEAAGEAEKA
- a CDS encoding SIS domain-containing protein — its product is MVPPRSGSAMGMRSRGPVELNVNLAKSYEIRGPKSPMPRSPLRDVTHEDRGGRGGSYEDRLEGAIHVLRTEANALMALTQLYASERVCRDGFHRAVEALVRHRDHRGKVVFIGVGKSGWIAKKLTATFSSLGLPAVFLHPTEALHGDLGIVGEHDTLIMITFSGRTPELLLLLPHLSRKCPLVLLTSPTCMETCEIARQRPDLILLPAPIPESEKETFGVSAPTTSTTMAIAVGDALAYVASKEMYPSVSSVFAKNHPGGAIGQAFKTK